In Sphaerisporangium krabiense, the DNA window GCTCGTGACCACCGGTCTCGGCGCCGACGAGGGCGCGGGCGAGGTGTTCGTGGCCGAGGCCGACGAGAGCGACGGCTCGTTCCTCATGCTCGCCCCCGAGATCGCGGTGGTGACCAACGTCGAGGCCGACCACCTGGACAACTACGGCGACCCGCAGGCGGTGTACGACGGGTTCGCCCGCTTCGCCGAGCGCGTCGGCTCCACGCTGGTCCTGTGCGCCGACGATCCCGGGTCCGCGGTCCTGGCCGCCCCCGCGCGGGCCAGGGGCCTGCGGGTCCGCACCTACGGCGAGTCCGAGGGCGCCGACCTGCGCGTGTCGGGCATCGAGCCGGACGGCTTCGGCGTCGCCTTCCACGTCGAGGGCAAGGGCGAGGTCAGGCTCTCGGTCCCCGGCCGGCACAACGCCCTGAACGCCACGGCGGCGCTCGCCGTGGCCGAGGAGCTCGGCGTGCCCTTCGACGAGTTCCGCGACGGCCTCGCCGCGTTCACCGGCGCCAAGCGGCGCTTCGAGGCCAAGGGGGAGGCCGCCGGGGTGGCCGTCTTCGACAGCTACGCCCACCACCCCACCGAGCTGGCCGCCGACCTGCGCGCCGCCCGCGACGTCGTGGCGTCCTTCTCCGGGCCCTCCGGACGGGTCATCGCGGTGTTCCAGCCGCACCTGTACTCGCGCACGCGCTTCTTCGCCGACGAGTTCGGGGCCGCGCTGGCGCTGGCCGACGAGGCGGTCGTCCTGGACGTCTACGGCGCCCGCGAGGACCCCGAGCCGGGCGTGTCCGGGGCGCTGGTGGCCGGGAAGGTGCCGCTCCCGGCCGAGCGGGTCGCCTACGCGCCCGAACGCGGCGCGGTGCCCGCCCTGGTGGCCGGGCGGGCCAGGCCGGGGGACATCGTGCTCACCATGGGCGCGGGCGACGTCACCGAGCTCGGGCCGCTCATCGTCGCGGCGCTCGCCGCGCGGTGAGCCGCCGGGCCTGGCGCGTCGTCCTGGCCGCCCTGCTGACCTGCGGGGTGGTCGGGGCTGCGGCGTGGCTCGTGTTCTTCTCGCCGGTCCTCGGCGTGCGCCACGTCGCCGTGTCGGGCAACGTCATGGTCACCGACGAGGAGGTCAGGCGGGCCGCCGCGGTCCGCGAGCTGACCCCGATGGCCACCGTCGACCTGGAGGCCGTGCGGCGCGCGGTCGCGGGGCTGCGCCGGGTGGAGTCCGCCACCGTGGAGCGGGCCTGGCCGGACACGCTCAAGGTCCGCGTGGCCGAGCGCAGGCCCGTCGCCGTCGTCCCCTGGGGCGGCGCGGCGGCGGTCGTCGACCGGCACGCCGTGGTGATAGAGACCAAGGGCTCGGCGCCGTTCGGCCTGCCCGCGCTCCAGGTGCCCCGCTTCGCCGCGGGCGACCCCGCCACCATGGCGGCGCTCAAGGTCGCCGGCGGGCTTCCCGAGGATCTGACCCGCATGATCAGGACCGTGAGCGCGACATCCGCCGCGGATGTCTCGCTCCGGCTCGGCGACGGCCGTACGATCATGTGGGGAGGGGCAGAGCGCACGCGCGACAAGGCGCGCATCGCGCTCACGCTGCTGGAACGCCCCGCCCAGCGGTACGACGTCAGCTCTCCGGACGTCGTGACGATCAAGTGACCTGTCCCACAGCCCGGCGGGAAGCCGCAGGAGCGAAAGGGACAGGCGGCAACACGCCGGGCGCGCTTGCGGCGCGGTGAGTTGACCCTGGGGGACGGGCAACCCTACTGTCCGTATCATTCCTCAGGTTGACATAACTCTAAATCTCAACTTGAGGGTGAGAGTTAAACAAGAAGGTCCGGCACCGTTTCGGGCTTCACGTAATGCAAGTAAACGAGCGGAAAGGCCCCTCGTCGTGGCAGCACCGCAGAACTACCTCGCGGTCATCAAGGTCGTCGGCATCGGCGGCGGCGGAGTGAACGCCGTGAACCGGATGATCGAGGAGGGACTCAAGGGCGTCGAGTTCATCGCCATCAACACCGACGCCCAGGCGCTGCTGATGAGTGACGCCGACGTCAAGCTGGACGTCGGGCGCGAGCTCACGCGGGGCCTCGGCGCGGGGGCCAACCCCGAGGTCGGACGCAAGGCCGCCGAGGACCACCGCGAAGAGATCGAAGAGGTCCTCAAGGGCGCCGACATGGTCTTCGTCACGGCGGGCGAGGGCGGCGGCACCGGCACCGGCGGCGCGCCCGTGGTGGCGAACATCGCCCGCTCGCTCGGCGCGCTCACCATAGGCGTCGTCACCCGGCCCTTCAGCTTCGAGGGCCGCCGCAGGGCCATGCAGGCCGAGGCCGGCATAGAGACCCTGCGCGACGAGGTCGACACGCTGATCGTCATCCCCAACGACCGGCTGCTGTCGATCTCCGACCGCCAGGTCAGCGTGCTGGACGCCTTCAAGGCGGCCGACCAGGTCCTGCTGTCCGGTGTCCAGGGCATCACCGACCTGATCACCACGCCCGGCCTGATCAACCTCGACTTCGCGGACGTCAAGTCGGTCATGTCCGGCGCGGGGTCGGCCCTCATGGGCATCGGCCACGCCCGCGGCGACGACCGCTCGGTGGCCGCGGCCGAGATGGCGGTCTCCAGCCCGCTGCTGGAGGCCAGCATCGACGGCGCCCACGGCGTGCTGCTGTCCATCGCCGGCGGCTCCGACCTCGGCCTCTTCGAGATCAACGAGGCGGCCCAGCTCGTGTCCAACGCCGCGGCCCTGGACGCCAACATCATCTTCGGCACGGTGATCGACGACGCCCTCGGCGACGAGGTCCGCGTCACGGTGATCGCCGCCGGGTTCGACGAGCCCGGGGCGGAGAACCAGCCGGCCGCGCAGCCGATGGCGCGCCCGCAGGCGGCCGCGAGGCCCGCCCCGCAGACCCCGCCGCCCGCCGCGTCCCCGGCCCGCGCCGCCGCCCCGGCCCCGCAGCCGGCCCCGCAGCCGCCCAAGGCCGAGCCGTCGCGCGCCGAGCGCCCCGCCCCGGTCCGCCCGCTGCCGGCCTCGCACGCCGCCCCGGCGAGCACGGCACCGGCGCACCCCGCCCCGGCGCATCCCGCCCCGGTGCACTCGGCCCCGCACCCGGTGCCGCAGGCCGCCCCGGTGGCGCCCGAGCCCGTCCCGGCCCCCGAGCCCGCCCCGGCGCCCGCTCCCTTCGCGCGGGAGGCCGCCGAGCCCGCCCCGCACGCCGAGCCCCAGAGCCCGGTGTCGATCCCGCGGCCGGCGCCCGAGCCGCCCACCCCCATCACCTCCCGCGTCTCCGAGCCCGCCCGGCGCCGTCCGGTGGTCTTCGAGGAGCAGGAGGAGGAGCTGGACGTCCCCGACTTCCTGAAGTGAGCCCCCGGCGCGCGCCACCCGTACGGGGGCGCGCGCCGCGGCGGCGGGGGCGGCGCGGCCGGGGTCCCGCGCGGCCCGTACGCTGATGCCCGGCCACCCGTACCGACCACCGAAGTGACGCGGACCCCCACGTGAACGACACCCACACGACGCGGCGCGACGAGATCGCCGCGGGCCTCGCCGAGGTCGAGCGCCGCATCGCGGACGCCTGCGAGGCCGCGGGCCGCGCGCGCGGCGAGGTCACGCTCGTGGCGATCAGCAAGACCTACCCCGCCTCCGACGTGCGGATCCTGGCCGCCCTCGGCGTCCGCGACGTCGGCGAGAACCGCGACCAGGAGGCGGCGCCCAAGGCGGCCGACTGCGCGGACCTCTCGCTGACCTGGCACTTCGTCGGCCAGTTGCAGACCAACAAGGCCAGGTCCGTCGTCTCCTACGCCGATGTGATCCACTCGGTGGACCGGGAGCGCCTGGCCGGGGCGCTCTCCCGCGAGGCCGTCCGGGCGGGGCGCCGCCTCACCTGCCTGGTGCAGGTCGCCCTCGGGGACGAGCCCGGCAGGGGAGGGGTCGCCCCCGAGGGGCTCGCGCCGCTGGCGGACGCCATCGCCGGCGCGGAGGGCCTGGTGCTCGGCGGCGTCATGGCCGTGGCGCCGCTCGGCGCCGACCCCGCCCCCGCGTTCGCGCGGTTGCGCGACCTGTCCGAGGCCCTGCGGGCCGATCATCCAGGAGCGACGGTCGTATCGGCCGGAATGAGCGGAGATCTGGCCGAGGCCATCGCCCACGGAGCGACACACGTGCGTGTCGGTACGGCGTTGCTCGGTCGCCGGAAGCCCTTCGTCAGGTAATGTCCCCCCGAGTGGACCTTGATGTCCATGTATCCGAGGTCGATGGCGGTGCCTTAGGTTGCCCTGGGTACGGCGACCGTGAGCAGGAGGACGACGTAGCGATGGCCGGCGCGATGCGCAAGATGGCGGTCTACCTCGGTCTCGTGGAGGACGACCGCTACCCGGATTATGGCACTTACGCCGAGGACGAGGACTACCCCGACGAGTACGTCGACCGGCGGCGTGGCGACGAGCGTGGGCTTGGAACGCCCCAAGACGGCCCGGAGGAGACCGAGACCCCGGTCCCGGCACCCCGGGCGGGGGCGGCGGTCGCCGAGCGCCGTACGACCGATCTGGCGCGGATCACCACGCTTCACCCCCGCACGTACAACGAGGCGCGTACGATCGGGGAGCACTTCCGTGAGGGCACACCCGTCATCATGAACTTGACCGAGATGGTCGACAGTGACGCGAAGCGGCTTGTCGATTTCGCGGCAGGTCTGGTTTTTGGCCTACATGGAAGCATTGAACGTGTTACGAACAAGGTGTTCCTGTTGTCCCCAGCCAATGTCGAGGTGACCGCCGAGGACAAGGCCCGAATCGCGGAACGCGGGTTCTTCAATCAGAGCTAGAGTTCCACCATGAACAGTTCACGGCCGGACACGGCCGGCACGACCAGCTTGGCCCACAGGGCCCACCCCGACCGAGGCCGGCAGCGCGGAACGGAGGCAGGACGCGACCGTGGGGGTTCTTAGAGAGATCGTGGTCGCGATCCTGTCGATCTATCTCGTGCTCCTGATCGGCAGAATGATCTTCGAGACGGTGCAGGCGTTCGCCCGTTCATGGCATCCACGTGGTGTCGTGCTCGTGCTCGCCGAGGCCACGTACACCGTGACCGACCCTCCGCTCAAGTTCCTCCGCCGTTTCATTCCGCCCCTCCGGTTGGGTACGGTGGCCTTTGACCTAAGCTTCACAGTGCTGTTCATTGTGGTCTTGGTCATGATCCAGATCGTGTCCGCGCTTTGATCGGGTACCGTCCTCCGGACAGACTCCGAGCGCGCCAAGGAGACCGAAATGCCGCTGACGCCCGCTGATGTGCGGAACAAGCAGTTCAGTACCACCCGGCTGAGGCCGGGGTACGACGAGGAAGAGGTCGACGCCTTCCTCGACGAAGTGGAGGCCGAGCTCGACCGCCTCATCCAGGAGAACGAGGAGCTTCGGGCGAAGCTGACCGAGTGCCTGCGGGGCAAGGTGCCCGGCGGCATGGGCATGAGCATGGCGCCCGCCCCCGTGGCCGAGCCCAAGCCCGAGATGATGATGCCCCAGCCGGAGCCCATGAAGGCCCCCGAGCCGATCAGGCCCGAGCCGGTGCCCGTCGGCATGGGAATGCCGCCCGCCGAGGACAACATGGACACCGCGGCCCGCGTGCTCGCCCTCGCGCAGCAGACCGCGGACCAGGCCATCGCCGACGCCCGCCGCGAGGCGGACGAGACCGTCACCCGCGCCCGCCGCGAGGCCGACGAGATCCTCGGCAAGGCCCGCCGCCAGGCCGAGCAGATCATCGGCGACGCCCGCGCCCGCGCCGAGACGCTGGAGCGCGACGCCCAGGAGCGCCACCGCCAGGCCATGGGCTCGCTGGTCCAGACCCGCGACGAGCTGGAGCGCAAGGTCGACGAGCTGCGCAGCTTCGAGCGCGAGTACCGCAGCAGGCTCAAGCTGTACCTGGAGAACCAGCTCGCCGAGCTGAACGTCTCCGCCGAGGGCAGCGGCGCCTTCCCCGTCGTCGGCGCGCAGATGGGCGGCGCCCCCGCCATGTCCCACGCCGGCGCCCCCGGTGGCCAGCCCCAGATCCCCGGCCCCCAGAACAACCCGTTCGGTCCCGAGCCCGCACAGCACTCCGGCGCCTTCCAGGGAGTCGACGGCCCTCACAACGATCGCCGTTAAAGTAACGGGTCGGCTCTTTCCGGCCCGTGACCGGGAGTATCTGTGATCTACCTCAGCGCCATTCTGGTCGTGCTCGCCTTCGGCCTCCTGGTCGCGGGCGTTGTGACCGGAACAGCGGTCCTGGTCATGTGGTCGATCGTGGTCAGCGTGCTGTCCGCGGTCTTCCTGATGATCGGCGCCCTGCTGCGACGCCATGAGCTCTTCCCCTCCGGCGGCGTGCCGGCGGCGACGCCGCACATGCCCCCGGCCGGAGCGGGCGTCGCCGATGGCCTGATGGCCCGACCCGGGGCGGTGGCCTCCTCAGCGGCCCCGCCGCGAGGGCCCGCCTCCCCCGTGGCCCGCCCCATGGCCACACCCCAGATGGCGCATCCCACGGCCACCCTGGCCGCGCCGCCCGCGTTTCCCGCGACCGCGACGGTCGCGGGGGCGAGTGGCAGGCTCGCTCCCGACGCGATCGTCTTCGTCGTCCCCGGGCGCAAGCGGTTCCACCAGGCCGGGTGCCGCCAGCTCTCCGGCCGCCAGACCGAGGAGCTCACCTACGAGGAGGCCCGCGAGGAGGGCTTCTCTCCCTGCACCACCTGCCTGCCCGACGGCGCCCAGCCCGTCAACGCCCCTCTGAAGGCCGAACCGGTCGTCTCCCTGGACACGCCGCAGTGGTCGGCCACGGTCGAGCGGCCGACGCGGTCCTCCTCCAGGCCGTCGCTGGAGACCTCCTCACAGACGTCGCCGTCCTCCTCCGTTCCGTCGCTGGAAGGGCCCCGTCCGTCTCTGGAGGCCCCGCGCCCGCCGGTCGCGAACCCCATCGTCATCCCCCCGGCCGCGGACCCGGTCGTCATCTCCTCCGTGGACACCCCCAAGGCCGCGGCGTCCGCCCCCGCCGGCCGCCCCGCGGCGCCCTCGTCCGCCGACCGCCCCGCCACGCCTCCGCCGGCCGACCGCCCCGTCGCGTCGCGCGCGGAGTCCTCCGGCGAGTACCGCTCCGAGGAAACCCGTCCCGTACGGCCGCCTTCCGTCCCCCCGCGCCCGGCCGCGGACGCTCCCGCCGAGCCCGCCCCCTCCAAGCCCACGCCCCCGCGGCCGACGCCCGCCGAGGCTCCGTCCCGGCCCGCGCGGCCGGTGATCTCCTTCAACGCGCCGGTGGTCCCCGAGGCGTCCAGCCCGTTCAACGCCTTCCAGCGCCCGGACCCCGCCGGCCCCGAGCCCTCCGCCAAGGAGGACGAGGACGACGACCCGATCGTCGTCGTGGCCGCGCGACCGGTCGAGGCGAAGTCCGAGCCGGAGAAGGCGCAGGACGAGAGCGTCGCCGGCCGCGCGCCCGCGCGCTCCGAGGACGGCGCCGAGAAGCCGAAGGCCGCTCAGGACCGTAAGGCGTCCCAGGACTCCGAGACGGCTCAGGAGAAGGGCTCCGGAACAGTGAAGGTCATCCCCGGCACCCGCCGCTACCACAGCTCGGCCTGCCCGCTGATCCAGGGTTCGGACCCCGACACCCTCGAATCGATGACGGAGTCCGAAGCCGAGTCCAAGGGCCTCAGCCACTGCTCGGTCTGCGACTACGCCTGAACGTCGCGGCCGCGGTGGCCGGATGACCTGCGAACGCCGTCGTCCCGCGCATACGGAGCGTCGCGAAGCGTGGCGCTCCAGGGGGGAGGCGCGGGAGATCGGTCGGTCGCGGCGGCGGAACGCCCATCCCGGCACCTGCTCGCAGTGGCCGCCGCGCACGACTCTAGGGTGGTAGATCCGTCCCCCTATCGAGAGAGGCTTCCGTTCATGTCCACCGCGGCCCTGCCCGACCATCTCCTCACGGCTCTCGCCCGCCCGAATCCCTGCGTCATCAGCACCGTGCGCCCGGACGGCGCGCCCGTCTCCGTGGCCACCTGGTACCTGTGGGAGGACGGGAAGGTGCTGGTCAACATGGACGCGGGTCGTAAGCGTCTCGACCACCTGCGCGCCGATCCCCGGGTCTCGCTGACGGTGCTGGACTCCGACAGCTGGTACCGCCACATCAGCCTGCAGGGGCGCGTGGTGTCACTGGAGGACGACCCGGACATGAAGGACATCGACCGGGTGTCCGTCCACTACACCGGCGAGCCGTACCCGAACCGCGAGCGGCCGCGGATCACCGGCTGGATCGAGATCGACAGCTGGCACAGCTGGGGCTGGCCCCAGGCCGACCAGGACTAGCCCCGCCGCGCGTCACGACAACGGGCTCCCGGGACCGGCAAAGGGTCCCGGGAGCCCGGGTGAAAGGACGGCCCGGGCGGTCTCCCGTGTGCGGCCGGGCCACGAAGGTCACAGAACGCGGAGGATGTCCTCCACCCGGGCCTTCGCGTCGCCGAAGAGCATCGCGCTGTTCTCCCGGAAGAACAGCGGGTTCTGCACGCCCGCGTAGCCGGAGGCCATCGAGCGCTTGAACACGATCACGTTGTCGGCCTCCCACACCTTGAGGACGGGCATGCCGGCGATGGGGCTGCCCGGGTCCTCCATGGCCGCGGGATTGACCGTGTCGTTGGCCCCGATGACCAGGACGACCGAGGTGTCCGCGAAATCGTCGTTGATCTCGTCCATCTCCAGGACGATGTCGTAGGGCACCCTGGCCTCGGCGAGCAGCACGTTCATGTGGCCGGGGAGGCGTCCCGCCACGGGATGGATGCCGAAGCGGACGTTGACGCCCTTCTCCCGCAGTTTGCGGGTGAGTTCGGCGACGCCGTGCTGCGCCTGGGCGACCGCCATGCCGTACCCGGGGGTGATGACGACGGAGTCGGCCGTGGTGAGCAACTTCGCGACGTCCTCGGCCGTGACCTCGCGGTGCTTGCCGTACTGGGTGTCCTCGGCGGGTGTCCCGGCCTCGATGCCGAACCCGCCGATGATCACGGAGATGAAGGACCGGTTCATCGCCTTGCACATGATGTAGGACAGGTAGGCGCCCGAGGAGCCGACGAGCGCGCCGGTGACGATGAGCAGATCGTTCTCGAGCAGGAAACCCGAGGCGGCGGCGGCCCAGCCGGAGTAGCTGTTGAGCATCGACACGACCACCGGCATGTCGCCCCCGCCGATGGAGGCGACCAGGTGCCAGCCCAGCAGCAGGGCGATCGCGGTGACGACGATCAGCGGCCAGAGTCCCGGCTCGATCACGAACCACGCCGTGAGAACGCCGAACGCGGCGAGCGCCCCGAGGTTGAGTACGTTCTTGCCCGGCAGCATCAGGGGGTTGGACTTGATCCGGGCGGACAGCTTCAGGTAGGCCACGATCGAGCCGGTGAAGGTCACGGCGCCGATGAACACGCCGATGAAGACCTCGGCGCTGTGGATGCCGAGCATGTGCTGGGCGAGCAGCA includes these proteins:
- the murC gene encoding UDP-N-acetylmuramate--L-alanine ligase, encoding MSLVKPVAPVAAGELGRVHFIGIGGAGMSGIARILLKRGVKVSGSDARGSAMVNELRELGALVHVGHAASHIKNVDTVVVSTAIRDSNPELGEALRQGLRVIPRAAALAAVMVGRSGIAIAGTHGKTTTSSMLTVALQKCGRDPSYCVGGQLVTTGLGADEGAGEVFVAEADESDGSFLMLAPEIAVVTNVEADHLDNYGDPQAVYDGFARFAERVGSTLVLCADDPGSAVLAAPARARGLRVRTYGESEGADLRVSGIEPDGFGVAFHVEGKGEVRLSVPGRHNALNATAALAVAEELGVPFDEFRDGLAAFTGAKRRFEAKGEAAGVAVFDSYAHHPTELAADLRAARDVVASFSGPSGRVIAVFQPHLYSRTRFFADEFGAALALADEAVVLDVYGAREDPEPGVSGALVAGKVPLPAERVAYAPERGAVPALVAGRARPGDIVLTMGAGDVTELGPLIVAALAAR
- a CDS encoding cell division protein FtsQ/DivIB is translated as MSRRAWRVVLAALLTCGVVGAAAWLVFFSPVLGVRHVAVSGNVMVTDEEVRRAAAVRELTPMATVDLEAVRRAVAGLRRVESATVERAWPDTLKVRVAERRPVAVVPWGGAAAVVDRHAVVIETKGSAPFGLPALQVPRFAAGDPATMAALKVAGGLPEDLTRMIRTVSATSAADVSLRLGDGRTIMWGGAERTRDKARIALTLLERPAQRYDVSSPDVVTIK
- the ftsZ gene encoding cell division protein FtsZ, with protein sequence MAAPQNYLAVIKVVGIGGGGVNAVNRMIEEGLKGVEFIAINTDAQALLMSDADVKLDVGRELTRGLGAGANPEVGRKAAEDHREEIEEVLKGADMVFVTAGEGGGTGTGGAPVVANIARSLGALTIGVVTRPFSFEGRRRAMQAEAGIETLRDEVDTLIVIPNDRLLSISDRQVSVLDAFKAADQVLLSGVQGITDLITTPGLINLDFADVKSVMSGAGSALMGIGHARGDDRSVAAAEMAVSSPLLEASIDGAHGVLLSIAGGSDLGLFEINEAAQLVSNAAALDANIIFGTVIDDALGDEVRVTVIAAGFDEPGAENQPAAQPMARPQAAARPAPQTPPPAASPARAAAPAPQPAPQPPKAEPSRAERPAPVRPLPASHAAPASTAPAHPAPAHPAPVHSAPHPVPQAAPVAPEPVPAPEPAPAPAPFAREAAEPAPHAEPQSPVSIPRPAPEPPTPITSRVSEPARRRPVVFEEQEEELDVPDFLK
- a CDS encoding YggS family pyridoxal phosphate-dependent enzyme, with translation MNDTHTTRRDEIAAGLAEVERRIADACEAAGRARGEVTLVAISKTYPASDVRILAALGVRDVGENRDQEAAPKAADCADLSLTWHFVGQLQTNKARSVVSYADVIHSVDRERLAGALSREAVRAGRRLTCLVQVALGDEPGRGGVAPEGLAPLADAIAGAEGLVLGGVMAVAPLGADPAPAFARLRDLSEALRADHPGATVVSAGMSGDLAEAIAHGATHVRVGTALLGRRKPFVR
- a CDS encoding cell division protein SepF: MAGAMRKMAVYLGLVEDDRYPDYGTYAEDEDYPDEYVDRRRGDERGLGTPQDGPEETETPVPAPRAGAAVAERRTTDLARITTLHPRTYNEARTIGEHFREGTPVIMNLTEMVDSDAKRLVDFAAGLVFGLHGSIERVTNKVFLLSPANVEVTAEDKARIAERGFFNQS
- a CDS encoding YggT family protein, producing MGVLREIVVAILSIYLVLLIGRMIFETVQAFARSWHPRGVVLVLAEATYTVTDPPLKFLRRFIPPLRLGTVAFDLSFTVLFIVVLVMIQIVSAL
- a CDS encoding DivIVA domain-containing protein; translated protein: MPLTPADVRNKQFSTTRLRPGYDEEEVDAFLDEVEAELDRLIQENEELRAKLTECLRGKVPGGMGMSMAPAPVAEPKPEMMMPQPEPMKAPEPIRPEPVPVGMGMPPAEDNMDTAARVLALAQQTADQAIADARREADETVTRARREADEILGKARRQAEQIIGDARARAETLERDAQERHRQAMGSLVQTRDELERKVDELRSFEREYRSRLKLYLENQLAELNVSAEGSGAFPVVGAQMGGAPAMSHAGAPGGQPQIPGPQNNPFGPEPAQHSGAFQGVDGPHNDRR
- a CDS encoding PPOX class F420-dependent oxidoreductase, with product MSTAALPDHLLTALARPNPCVISTVRPDGAPVSVATWYLWEDGKVLVNMDAGRKRLDHLRADPRVSLTVLDSDSWYRHISLQGRVVSLEDDPDMKDIDRVSVHYTGEPYPNRERPRITGWIEIDSWHSWGWPQADQD
- the pntB gene encoding Re/Si-specific NAD(P)(+) transhydrogenase subunit beta; amino-acid sequence: MTIETVAQAAYIVAALLFILALAGLSKHETAKAGNAFGVAGMALALAATTALAVNHDISGPGLALLIVAVLIGAAIGLHRARRVEMTSMPELIALLHSLVGLAAVLVGWNGYLHVEADPGGAEAGLLLAQHMLGIHSAEVFIGVFIGAVTFTGSIVAYLKLSARIKSNPLMLPGKNVLNLGALAAFGVLTAWFVIEPGLWPLIVVTAIALLLGWHLVASIGGGDMPVVVSMLNSYSGWAAAASGFLLENDLLIVTGALVGSSGAYLSYIMCKAMNRSFISVIIGGFGIEAGTPAEDTQYGKHREVTAEDVAKLLTTADSVVITPGYGMAVAQAQHGVAELTRKLREKGVNVRFGIHPVAGRLPGHMNVLLAEARVPYDIVLEMDEINDDFADTSVVLVIGANDTVNPAAMEDPGSPIAGMPVLKVWEADNVIVFKRSMASGYAGVQNPLFFRENSAMLFGDAKARVEDILRVL